From a region of the Armatimonas rosea genome:
- the atpD gene encoding F0F1 ATP synthase subunit beta: MATGKIVQVQGPVVDVAFEPGQLPSILNAIRIPIKNSEDLIVEVAQHLGNDVVRAVAMDSTDGLVRGQEAIDTGQAIAVPVGPATLGRVFNLLGRPIDERGPANATEHWPIHRNAPAFEDLATAPEILETGIKVVDLLCPYLKGGKIGLFGGAGVGKTVTMQELIRNIAVQHSGVSVFAGVGERTREGNDLWLEMSEAEFTDASGKKAHVIDKTAMVFGQMNEPPGARLRVALSGLTMAEYFRDVDGADVLLFVDNIFRFTQAGSEVSALLGRMPSAVGYQPTLAQEMGALQERITSTRKGSVTSVQAIYVPADDLTDPAPATAFSHLDATTVLERNLAAQGIFPAVDPLASTSRALTPAIVGAEHYRVARGVQSILQRYKELQDIIAILGIDELSDEDKLTVARARKIQKFLAQPFFVGEAFTGIAGKYVSREDAVRSFDAILAGKHDDLPEQAFYMVGTIEEAIEKARTL; encoded by the coding sequence ATGGCAACAGGCAAGATCGTCCAGGTCCAGGGCCCCGTGGTAGACGTCGCGTTTGAACCGGGCCAGCTTCCCTCAATTCTCAATGCAATCCGCATCCCGATCAAAAACTCCGAGGATTTGATCGTCGAAGTGGCACAGCATCTGGGTAACGACGTGGTTCGTGCAGTGGCGATGGACTCCACCGACGGGCTCGTCCGCGGCCAGGAAGCAATCGACACTGGTCAGGCCATCGCGGTCCCCGTGGGGCCGGCTACTCTGGGACGCGTTTTCAATCTTCTGGGGCGCCCAATCGATGAGCGTGGCCCGGCCAATGCCACCGAGCACTGGCCCATCCACCGCAACGCTCCCGCGTTCGAGGACCTGGCCACCGCGCCCGAGATCCTCGAGACCGGGATCAAGGTTGTGGACCTGCTCTGCCCCTACCTCAAGGGAGGAAAGATCGGCCTCTTCGGAGGAGCCGGGGTTGGCAAGACCGTCACCATGCAGGAGCTGATCCGAAACATCGCCGTCCAGCACTCGGGCGTGTCGGTGTTTGCGGGAGTTGGCGAGCGCACTCGTGAAGGAAACGACCTCTGGCTGGAGATGTCCGAGGCCGAGTTCACCGATGCGAGTGGCAAGAAGGCCCACGTTATCGACAAGACCGCGATGGTGTTCGGCCAGATGAACGAGCCGCCGGGCGCACGCCTCCGTGTCGCGCTCTCCGGGCTGACCATGGCAGAGTACTTCCGCGATGTCGACGGTGCCGACGTGCTCCTCTTCGTGGACAATATCTTCCGCTTCACCCAGGCTGGCTCCGAAGTGTCCGCGCTTCTGGGACGCATGCCCTCCGCTGTGGGATACCAGCCCACCCTGGCCCAGGAGATGGGGGCCCTGCAAGAGCGCATTACCTCCACCCGCAAGGGCTCGGTGACCTCGGTGCAGGCGATCTATGTTCCCGCCGACGACCTCACCGACCCCGCTCCGGCCACCGCGTTCTCGCACCTCGATGCGACCACGGTTCTGGAGCGCAACCTGGCCGCGCAGGGAATCTTCCCCGCCGTGGACCCGCTTGCCTCCACCAGCCGCGCCCTGACTCCTGCCATCGTGGGAGCCGAGCACTACCGCGTCGCCCGTGGTGTCCAGTCGATCCTGCAGCGCTACAAAGAGCTCCAGGACATCATCGCCATCCTCGGAATCGACGAGCTCTCCGACGAGGACAAGCTCACCGTGGCTCGTGCCCGTAAGATCCAGAAGTTCCTCGCCCAGCCCTTCTTCGTCGGCGAGGCCTTCACCGGAATCGCCGGAAAGTACGTCAGCCGCGAGGACGCCGTGCGCTCCTTCGACGCCATCCTGGCCGGCAAGCACGACGACCTGCCCGAGCAGGCCTTCTACATGGTCGGAACCATCGAAGAAGCGATCGAGAAGGCTCGCACGCTGTAA
- a CDS encoding anaerobic sulfatase maturase: protein MPSTPLLTGVGHRPAFHVMTKPIGPICNLDCRYCFYLEKEDLYQSERKQRPSWAMPEEVLESYIQQYIASQSVPEINFAWQGGEPTLLGVRFFERVVELQKKYADGKTIHNAFQTNGTLLNDAWGEFLAKNNFLIGLSVDGPAHLHDAYRVDKQGRPTFDRVMAGMAVLKKHGVEFNTLTVVNRKNSQEPLAVYKFLREVGSGFIQFIPLVERNPVAPIETENGLIQLSLATPAQPGQPRSPVTDWSVRSEDYGTFLSVIFDEWVRRDIGKTFVQMFDVALGNWAGAGPSLCVFAETCGAALALEHNGDLYACDHYVYPDYKLGNLMETPLADLVNSETMVKFGNDKRDLLPKYCRECDVRFACHGECPKHRFLKAPDGEWGLNYLCAGYLKFFHHVDPYMKTMTALLRSGRAPAELMGMLLQRETAAAAKKTPGRNDACPCGSGKKYKVCCLHKK from the coding sequence ATGCCCTCTACCCCTCTGCTGACCGGTGTCGGTCACCGTCCGGCGTTCCATGTGATGACCAAGCCTATCGGCCCCATCTGCAACCTAGACTGCCGCTACTGTTTTTATCTGGAAAAAGAGGACCTCTACCAGAGCGAGCGCAAGCAGCGGCCATCGTGGGCGATGCCCGAGGAAGTGCTGGAGAGCTACATCCAGCAGTACATCGCGAGCCAGAGTGTCCCCGAGATTAACTTCGCCTGGCAGGGCGGCGAGCCGACTCTCCTGGGCGTGCGGTTCTTTGAGCGGGTGGTCGAGCTACAGAAAAAATACGCCGACGGCAAGACCATCCACAATGCCTTCCAGACCAATGGGACCCTGCTCAACGATGCCTGGGGTGAGTTTCTGGCAAAAAATAACTTCCTGATCGGGCTCTCGGTGGACGGCCCGGCGCACCTGCACGATGCCTACCGGGTGGACAAGCAAGGCCGCCCAACCTTTGATCGGGTGATGGCGGGGATGGCGGTGCTCAAGAAACACGGGGTGGAGTTCAACACGCTCACCGTGGTCAACCGCAAGAACTCCCAGGAGCCACTGGCGGTCTATAAGTTCCTGCGCGAGGTCGGCTCGGGGTTTATCCAGTTTATTCCCCTGGTCGAGCGCAACCCGGTCGCGCCGATTGAGACGGAAAACGGCCTGATCCAGCTCTCGCTCGCCACCCCCGCGCAGCCCGGCCAGCCACGCTCGCCTGTGACCGACTGGTCGGTGCGCTCCGAGGACTACGGGACCTTCCTGAGCGTCATCTTCGACGAGTGGGTGCGCCGTGATATCGGCAAGACCTTTGTCCAGATGTTCGATGTGGCGCTGGGAAACTGGGCGGGAGCGGGCCCCAGCCTGTGTGTCTTTGCGGAGACCTGTGGCGCGGCGCTGGCGCTGGAGCACAACGGCGATCTCTATGCCTGCGATCACTATGTCTATCCCGACTACAAGCTTGGGAACTTAATGGAGACGCCGCTCGCTGATCTAGTCAACAGCGAGACGATGGTCAAGTTCGGCAACGACAAGCGGGATCTGCTGCCCAAGTACTGCCGGGAGTGCGATGTGCGCTTTGCCTGCCACGGGGAGTGCCCCAAGCACCGTTTTCTGAAAGCGCCCGATGGCGAGTGGGGCCTGAACTACCTCTGCGCGGGGTACCTGAAGTTCTTCCACCATGTCGATCCGTACATGAAGACCATGACCGCCCTGCTCCGGTCGGGCC
- a CDS encoding serine hydrolase, whose amino-acid sequence MMPLLLAATTLLTVPGVRTFDFADPKGTNTVTIAVDAPIEPVTGIAGGITGSASFDPAHPEKTTGEIRVAVESIQFGNPGYANSVKGYALEGKKFPTLTCKLKKIVSGKEVEKGRFKGTVAVDFTVKGITKALTIPLDVRYLPGLSKERDGRTEGDLMVVKTRFAIKRSDFDVAPGLSPLLAPDTVEIGVSLVGIAPKNPTPKAPEPKPKTEPVAERMAFHKVPAATVVRLKNFEVASVEHYGTATAKTLFPAGAQGRPIAALVALRLVQEGRLALDTDINTYLKSWKVPENAFTQQQPVTLRHLLSGTSGFTWEKYLGYPAGAALPTLEQVLRGEAPALTPPTTVHFLPGSKFGNSAEELLVLQKLVEDVTGQPWQTVVASVFGPEIRSRYEAFPQGEIIAVGHDEDGKPWPGGGRAYPELAASGLWADPAEFAFAFGEILKIASGKSRFLDAKYAEFFTELKPGTQKSAFGMEDFGGRAILFRGGNAKGYYCQCWADPKTGDGLVVFTSRDLCWKFANELRDAWLASSPPRPRPAGE is encoded by the coding sequence ATGATGCCACTACTTCTTGCCGCGACGACACTCCTCACCGTCCCCGGTGTTCGCACGTTCGACTTCGCCGACCCCAAGGGAACTAACACCGTCACGATTGCTGTCGATGCCCCGATCGAGCCGGTCACGGGGATCGCGGGTGGGATTACCGGGAGTGCGAGCTTTGACCCGGCTCACCCGGAGAAGACCACGGGTGAGATTCGTGTGGCGGTGGAGAGCATTCAGTTCGGCAACCCCGGCTACGCCAACTCGGTAAAGGGCTATGCACTGGAGGGCAAGAAATTCCCGACTCTGACCTGCAAGCTCAAGAAGATCGTCAGCGGGAAAGAAGTGGAGAAAGGGCGCTTTAAGGGGACTGTCGCGGTGGATTTTACGGTCAAAGGGATCACGAAGGCGCTGACAATTCCCTTGGACGTGCGCTACTTGCCAGGGCTCTCGAAAGAGCGCGACGGCCGTACGGAGGGCGATCTGATGGTGGTGAAGACGAGGTTTGCGATCAAGCGCTCGGACTTTGATGTGGCGCCGGGGCTCTCGCCGCTCCTTGCTCCCGACACGGTCGAGATCGGTGTCTCCCTGGTGGGGATCGCGCCCAAGAACCCCACCCCCAAGGCTCCTGAGCCAAAGCCTAAGACCGAGCCGGTTGCGGAGCGCATGGCGTTTCATAAAGTCCCTGCGGCGACAGTCGTGCGGCTAAAAAACTTTGAGGTTGCATCGGTGGAGCACTACGGCACCGCGACCGCAAAGACGCTCTTTCCGGCGGGAGCGCAGGGGCGGCCTATCGCTGCGCTGGTAGCCCTGCGGCTTGTGCAAGAGGGGCGGCTGGCGCTCGACACCGACATCAACACGTATCTCAAGAGCTGGAAAGTCCCAGAGAACGCGTTTACCCAGCAGCAGCCCGTCACCCTGCGACACCTGCTCTCGGGGACCAGTGGCTTTACCTGGGAGAAGTATCTCGGCTACCCCGCGGGTGCCGCGCTTCCGACTCTTGAGCAAGTCCTGCGTGGCGAGGCTCCCGCCCTGACCCCACCAACCACCGTCCACTTCTTGCCCGGGAGTAAGTTTGGCAACTCCGCGGAAGAGCTACTGGTCTTACAGAAGCTGGTTGAGGATGTCACCGGGCAGCCCTGGCAGACGGTCGTGGCAAGCGTCTTCGGCCCCGAGATTCGTAGCCGCTACGAGGCCTTTCCCCAGGGCGAGATAATTGCTGTGGGCCACGACGAAGACGGCAAGCCGTGGCCGGGTGGGGGGCGTGCCTACCCCGAGCTGGCCGCCTCCGGGCTCTGGGCCGACCCCGCTGAGTTCGCGTTTGCCTTTGGGGAGATCCTCAAGATCGCCTCGGGGAAGAGTAGGTTTCTCGACGCGAAGTACGCGGAGTTCTTCACGGAGCTCAAGCCGGGGACACAGAAGAGTGCCTTTGGGATGGAGGACTTTGGGGGGCGAGCCATCCTTTTCCGCGGAGGCAATGCCAAGGGCTACTACTGCCAGTGCTGGGCCGATCCCAAGACCGGTGATGGCCTCGTGGTCTTCACCAGCCGCGATCTCTGCTGGAAGTTTGCCAACGAACTCCGCGATGCCTGGCTGGCCTCCTCGCCCCCTCGCCCCCGCCCGGCGGGGGAATAA
- a CDS encoding AAA family ATPase: MARRDNRRGDSQESDELQLRAVGLVDELLAMTAPSDPKYQYLLLLRHQLETDERQMRDAQEVLEQFEEAYAKLTETASKIGMYLGPLENSKKVFLAVGDGEYVGNVDPKLDAQDMTIGDRVILNDAFAVVQVLPPHVAGPLVKVGEVLDDTRLRVGGDVQGLNSRIVGRGEALLFAELKPGDEVRMDPTGKLAMEHFPKTESKDFFLEEVPQVPWDKVGGQDEVIEIIRDAIEKPLLYPELYERFGKRPLKGILLYGPPGCGKTLIGKATAYNLTKEYNQQTGQNLKEYFMYINGPKILNMWLGESERQVREIFATAREKAKEGHLVFIFIDEAESILRTRNSGRWTNISNTVVPQFCAEMDGLVSSANVVVMLTSNRPDYIDPAILRPERIDRRVRVKRPDRKAAKDILSIYLNENVPIDCALIEKHNGDKRAAAAELVDNTVAHLWRKDAETEFLDVFNRNGGTERLYWKDLVSGALLSSLVERAKDFAIKRAIASGNHTEGLTQEDLYKALALEFKENEIFPKSDAVEDWLMLLDQAPENVADVKPIRQDTRGKGTAKKPSGVI; this comes from the coding sequence ATGGCACGACGAGATAACCGCCGGGGAGATTCGCAGGAGAGTGATGAGCTGCAGCTGCGCGCTGTGGGTCTAGTAGATGAGCTGCTGGCAATGACCGCGCCGTCGGACCCAAAGTACCAGTACTTGCTACTGCTACGTCACCAGCTAGAGACCGATGAGCGCCAGATGCGCGATGCCCAAGAAGTTCTGGAGCAGTTTGAAGAGGCCTACGCCAAGCTGACCGAGACCGCCAGCAAGATCGGGATGTATCTTGGGCCGCTGGAGAATAGCAAGAAGGTCTTCCTTGCCGTCGGCGATGGCGAGTATGTCGGCAATGTCGACCCCAAGCTCGATGCACAAGACATGACTATCGGGGACCGGGTGATCCTCAACGATGCCTTTGCGGTGGTTCAAGTGCTTCCCCCCCATGTCGCCGGGCCGCTGGTGAAGGTGGGCGAGGTGCTCGACGATACCCGGCTGCGGGTTGGGGGCGATGTCCAGGGGCTCAACTCCCGGATTGTCGGGCGGGGCGAGGCGCTGCTCTTTGCGGAGCTCAAGCCGGGCGACGAGGTCCGCATGGACCCCACCGGTAAGCTCGCGATGGAGCACTTCCCCAAGACCGAGAGCAAGGACTTCTTCCTGGAAGAGGTGCCGCAGGTGCCCTGGGACAAAGTGGGCGGCCAAGACGAGGTCATCGAGATTATCCGCGATGCGATCGAGAAGCCCCTTCTCTACCCCGAGCTCTACGAGCGCTTTGGGAAGCGCCCGCTCAAGGGTATCCTGCTCTACGGCCCTCCCGGCTGTGGCAAGACCCTGATCGGAAAGGCGACCGCCTACAACCTGACCAAGGAGTACAACCAGCAGACCGGCCAGAACCTCAAAGAGTACTTCATGTACATCAATGGCCCCAAGATCCTCAACATGTGGCTGGGAGAGTCCGAGCGCCAGGTGCGCGAGATCTTTGCAACTGCCCGTGAGAAGGCAAAAGAGGGCCACCTGGTCTTCATCTTTATCGATGAGGCCGAGTCGATCCTCCGCACCCGAAACTCGGGCCGCTGGACCAATATCTCCAACACGGTCGTGCCGCAGTTCTGCGCCGAGATGGACGGCCTGGTCTCCAGCGCCAATGTCGTGGTGATGCTCACGAGCAACCGCCCGGACTACATCGACCCCGCGATCCTCCGCCCCGAGCGTATCGACCGCCGCGTCCGTGTCAAGCGCCCCGACCGCAAGGCCGCCAAAGATATTCTCTCGATCTACCTCAACGAGAATGTCCCGATCGACTGCGCGCTGATCGAGAAGCACAACGGCGACAAGCGCGCCGCCGCCGCCGAGCTGGTGGACAACACCGTGGCGCATCTCTGGCGCAAGGACGCCGAGACGGAGTTTCTGGATGTCTTCAACCGCAACGGCGGGACGGAGCGCCTCTACTGGAAGGACCTGGTCTCCGGAGCACTCCTGAGCTCCCTGGTGGAGCGGGCCAAGGACTTCGCCATCAAGCGGGCGATTGCCAGCGGCAACCACACCGAAGGCCTAACCCAAGAGGACCTCTACAAGGCGCTCGCGCTGGAGTTCAAGGAAAACGAGATCTTCCCCAAGAGCGATGCGGTCGAGGACTGGCTGATGCTGCTCGACCAAGCCCCGGAGAATGTCGCCGATGTCAAGCCCATCCGCCAAGATACGCGCGGCAAGGGCACGGCGAAAAAACCGAGCGGCGTGATCTAG
- a CDS encoding RNA polymerase sigma factor, with translation MQLSDRALAELRPPLLRFCTRLLGSADQAEDIVQEALLIALRKPETKDPAAYVFGIARMLCKNGVRQRQSLPLDDELLMGIGDDPLTELLSRERGSVLEAAFAQLDTPTRTLLTARYVDEKPVWALAEEEGLTENAASLRLMRAREALESVLVRELPEAALVHGLISPKAAEGWQPTLIYCLRCGNHKMEGCLRRDRFVLRCPECDKTRLSLAGLATTVAPLPAERVLAGASGFRVGLRRVNGWWQAYLSEGLRRGVALCVHCGTQASVLRGWPGGSPGFVSQCAQCRQTFFVAVAGLLMHSDEGQRFWSEQARLRFAGQERLCFQGRDAVLVRFESRSSTARLEAIYAADDLTRLK, from the coding sequence TTGCAACTCTCCGACCGCGCTCTTGCTGAGCTCCGCCCGCCGCTCCTTCGCTTCTGCACGCGCTTGCTGGGAAGTGCGGATCAGGCCGAGGATATCGTCCAAGAAGCGCTTCTGATCGCGCTCCGCAAGCCCGAGACCAAAGACCCCGCAGCCTATGTCTTTGGGATCGCCCGGATGCTCTGTAAAAACGGGGTTCGTCAGCGCCAGAGCCTCCCTCTCGACGACGAGCTCCTTATGGGGATCGGCGACGACCCGCTTACCGAGCTGCTCTCTCGAGAGCGGGGGAGTGTGCTGGAGGCGGCATTTGCGCAGCTCGATACTCCCACCCGCACGCTGCTTACTGCACGCTACGTGGACGAGAAGCCGGTGTGGGCGCTGGCAGAGGAAGAAGGGCTCACCGAGAACGCGGCGTCGCTGCGGCTGATGCGGGCGCGTGAGGCTCTGGAGAGTGTGTTGGTGCGGGAGCTCCCCGAGGCGGCGCTGGTGCATGGGCTGATCTCCCCAAAAGCTGCGGAGGGCTGGCAGCCGACCTTGATCTACTGCCTGCGCTGTGGCAACCACAAGATGGAGGGGTGCCTTAGGAGAGATCGTTTTGTCCTGCGCTGCCCCGAGTGTGACAAGACGCGGCTATCGCTGGCGGGGCTTGCAACGACGGTCGCCCCGCTCCCCGCCGAGCGCGTCTTGGCGGGCGCGAGTGGCTTTCGTGTGGGGCTGCGCCGGGTGAATGGCTGGTGGCAGGCGTATCTGAGCGAAGGGCTACGGCGTGGGGTGGCACTCTGTGTGCACTGCGGCACACAGGCGAGTGTCCTGCGGGGCTGGCCGGGCGGCTCGCCGGGCTTTGTGTCGCAGTGTGCACAGTGCCGGCAGACCTTCTTCGTGGCCGTGGCGGGCTTGCTGATGCACAGCGACGAAGGCCAGCGGTTTTGGAGCGAGCAGGCGCGGCTTCGCTTTGCCGGGCAGGAGCGTCTGTGCTTCCAGGGCCGCGATGCGGTCCTCGTGCGCTTCGAGTCCCGTAGCAGCACCGCACGCCTGGAAGCCATCTACGCCGCCGATGATCTCACCCGTCTGAAGTGA
- a CDS encoding acyl-CoA reductase, with protein METTPQTVRETLAKLRELPPIPVERRLAALGAFWQKVPLAPPPETGAFPWAQVRRGIAALAASAPHCSEPVELGKPGVLALILAGNTPLLAWPTLHYCVLLGIPVFIKQSRDETVWTRHFVETLTEIDAEVAALLHLDLFPGMVDERMLSLLTIADATIAYGSDETLEALWPHLYWKPFLPFGHATSIGFWCDGSSQYREGGEGFARDVLMYDQQGCLSPQTIFVDWGNHGAISAGQLLAGELAKVVDDLKVPPVTDLAIAREVREVADIARFTPTDYVIQDSHLRWTVIYGTQPKILSHGTGHGIVRIVPTYHRFMRHLPFILGSLQGKVSSVGVAGDMSQELGMALEAVGVSRICRAGEMQTPPLDWKNGGVDLRAWLVESLAS; from the coding sequence ATGGAAACCACCCCCCAAACGGTCAGGGAGACCCTGGCAAAACTCCGGGAACTTCCCCCGATTCCCGTGGAGCGCCGCCTCGCTGCCCTGGGGGCATTCTGGCAAAAAGTCCCTCTCGCCCCGCCGCCGGAGACGGGCGCATTTCCCTGGGCACAAGTCCGCCGAGGGATCGCCGCCCTCGCCGCCTCCGCGCCGCACTGCTCGGAGCCCGTCGAGCTCGGGAAGCCCGGTGTCCTGGCGCTGATCCTCGCCGGAAACACCCCGCTACTCGCCTGGCCCACGCTGCACTACTGCGTCCTGCTGGGAATTCCCGTCTTCATCAAACAGAGCCGCGATGAGACAGTCTGGACGCGCCACTTTGTCGAGACCCTCACCGAGATAGACGCCGAAGTGGCTGCCTTACTCCACCTTGATCTCTTCCCTGGAATGGTGGATGAGCGTATGCTAAGCCTCTTGACGATAGCAGATGCGACGATTGCCTATGGTTCGGACGAAACACTAGAGGCTCTTTGGCCCCATCTTTATTGGAAACCATTTTTGCCGTTTGGTCATGCCACGAGCATTGGGTTTTGGTGTGATGGTTCAAGTCAGTATCGTGAGGGGGGCGAAGGGTTTGCACGTGATGTTTTGATGTACGATCAACAAGGTTGTCTATCGCCACAAACCATTTTTGTTGATTGGGGCAATCATGGAGCTATTTCCGCTGGACAATTGCTTGCGGGTGAATTGGCAAAGGTGGTTGACGATTTGAAAGTCCCACCAGTCACTGATCTTGCGATTGCCCGAGAGGTGAGAGAGGTAGCCGATATAGCTCGTTTCACTCCGACGGACTATGTGATTCAAGATTCTCACTTGAGATGGACAGTCATCTACGGGACACAACCTAAGATTCTCTCACATGGAACTGGTCATGGCATCGTTCGTATCGTTCCAACTTACCATCGTTTTATGCGACACCTTCCTTTTATCTTGGGTTCTCTTCAAGGGAAAGTGTCCTCGGTCGGAGTTGCGGGTGATATGTCTCAAGAACTGGGTATGGCACTTGAAGCTGTGGGCGTCTCGCGGATTTGCCGGGCGGGGGAGATGCAGACGCCGCCACTGGATTGGAAAAATGGGGGAGTGGACTTGCGGGCATGGCTCGTAGAATCGCTGGCTTCATGA
- a CDS encoding phosphotransferase, whose translation MTLTCFGQDPTSQRWWKLTGDDAKALRALPLHYRFMPQRDEATATLIAEGARPAEAVWVDTDALPPEAHEPHPLRVPWGYPGWLESALAWIAAHAAGLHAWKELKSWSLSCVIRAETGRGVVYFKATNQRPLFANEPRITQNLAQRFPGRIPTPLATDPERGWMLLADFGDELRTSHGDDATALALTDYSRLQQQTLGQETELLAMGCVDRRPAHLAREVARLLTDQAALDTLTYDQREKLLSVDWQARIAAFADAPCGLVHGDLHTGNVATGPDGLLYFDWTDACVALPWMDILLPFWPENVDKTQELLAAWSTPLPPWNEIAPLIALHHAVSYRHIRDATEPCVQHELGIMLTLFLQKVAAFV comes from the coding sequence GTGACCCTGACGTGCTTCGGGCAAGACCCTACGAGCCAGCGCTGGTGGAAGCTGACTGGTGATGATGCCAAGGCACTCCGTGCGCTGCCTCTGCACTATCGCTTCATGCCCCAGCGTGACGAAGCCACGGCAACTCTGATCGCAGAGGGGGCACGGCCTGCGGAGGCGGTCTGGGTGGATACCGACGCGCTTCCTCCCGAGGCACACGAGCCGCATCCTCTACGCGTTCCCTGGGGCTATCCGGGCTGGCTGGAGAGCGCGCTCGCCTGGATCGCGGCTCACGCTGCGGGGCTACACGCGTGGAAAGAGCTCAAGTCCTGGAGCCTCTCGTGCGTGATCCGCGCGGAGACCGGCCGTGGCGTGGTCTACTTCAAGGCCACCAACCAGCGCCCTCTCTTTGCCAATGAGCCGCGTATCACCCAAAACCTTGCCCAGCGCTTCCCCGGCCGCATCCCGACACCCCTCGCGACCGACCCCGAGCGCGGCTGGATGCTTCTTGCGGACTTTGGCGACGAGCTCCGCACCAGTCACGGTGACGACGCCACAGCGCTTGCCCTCACCGACTACTCCCGGCTCCAGCAACAGACACTAGGGCAGGAGACCGAGCTGCTTGCGATGGGGTGTGTGGACCGTCGCCCCGCCCACCTCGCCCGCGAAGTCGCCCGCCTCCTCACCGACCAAGCCGCGCTGGACACGCTCACCTACGACCAGCGCGAGAAGCTGCTCTCCGTGGACTGGCAGGCCCGAATCGCTGCCTTTGCCGATGCCCCCTGTGGCCTCGTCCACGGCGACCTACACACCGGAAATGTCGCTACAGGCCCCGACGGCCTGCTCTACTTCGACTGGACCGATGCCTGTGTCGCGCTCCCGTGGATGGACATCCTCCTGCCCTTCTGGCCCGAGAATGTGGATAAGACCCAAGAGCTCCTCGCTGCTTGGAGCACGCCCCTCCCGCCCTGGAACGAGATCGCCCCGCTGATCGCCCTCCACCACGCCGTCAGCTACCGCCACATCCGCGATGCCACCGAGCCCTGTGTCCAGCACGAGCTTGGGATCATGCTCACCCTCTTTCTCCAAAAAGTGGCGGCGTTTGTCTAG